A genomic window from Sporosarcina sp. Marseille-Q4063 includes:
- the nhaC gene encoding Na+/H+ antiporter NhaC yields MKREVSFGLSIIPIFTLILAAALSIFIWEAGMHIPLLIGVIAAAIIAVVCGWTWDEVQRMMVGGVARALPAVFILLIIGIIVGTWIGSGVIPTMIYYGLMIISPAMFVPLVALVTGIVSITLGSSFTSIATIGLAFMVIGEGLGFPSGLVAGAVISGAYFGDKLSPLSDTTNIAPVMAETDLFSHIKHMLWDTIPAFFLSIILYWIVGNRILTTHIVDSDAINTIKIGLSDVFVIHPLLLLMPIFTIFLMIRRTPAIPALMSVGLLGAVLAVLVQGGSVSTVVKMMQSGFSINSGVDAVDSLLNHGGLVSMLGTVGLLVIATALGGVLEETGSFDVLTRKMMSKVQTAGTLISSTILATFVIAFASGAQFLAIILPARTFVSKYKSMNLDTKNLSRCVEAAGTVGINLVPWSVPVVFAVSVLGVSPGEFIPYTFFAFLVPLINILFGFTGWTITKKHYNNNT; encoded by the coding sequence TTGAAAAGAGAAGTTTCATTTGGATTATCGATTATCCCAATCTTCACCTTAATTTTAGCTGCTGCTTTATCCATTTTCATTTGGGAAGCTGGGATGCATATTCCTCTTTTGATTGGTGTAATCGCAGCGGCAATTATCGCAGTAGTTTGTGGTTGGACTTGGGATGAAGTACAGAGAATGATGGTCGGAGGCGTGGCTAGGGCCCTACCCGCTGTTTTTATTTTACTTATTATCGGAATCATCGTGGGAACTTGGATTGGAAGCGGGGTTATCCCGACAATGATTTACTATGGACTCATGATTATCTCACCCGCGATGTTCGTGCCGCTTGTAGCACTTGTTACCGGAATTGTTTCCATCACATTAGGAAGTTCCTTCACTTCAATTGCGACAATTGGGCTTGCGTTTATGGTCATTGGTGAAGGACTTGGATTTCCTTCGGGACTTGTTGCGGGCGCTGTTATTTCAGGTGCTTACTTTGGCGATAAATTATCTCCATTATCGGATACGACAAATATTGCACCAGTAATGGCTGAAACGGATTTATTTAGTCATATCAAACATATGCTTTGGGATACAATTCCTGCATTTTTTCTTTCAATTATCTTGTATTGGATTGTTGGTAATAGAATTTTGACCACTCATATTGTTGATTCGGACGCTATCAATACAATCAAAATAGGATTGAGTGACGTATTTGTCATTCATCCACTATTACTGCTTATGCCTATCTTTACAATTTTTCTGATGATTAGGCGCACCCCGGCAATTCCCGCATTAATGAGCGTCGGCTTGTTAGGAGCAGTGCTTGCCGTCTTGGTTCAAGGCGGATCTGTTTCTACTGTTGTTAAAATGATGCAAAGTGGCTTTTCTATTAATTCCGGCGTAGATGCAGTTGATTCGTTGTTAAATCACGGAGGATTAGTTTCAATGTTAGGGACAGTTGGGCTGTTGGTCATCGCCACAGCTCTTGGCGGCGTTTTAGAAGAAACAGGGTCTTTTGATGTGTTAACGCGGAAAATGATGTCGAAAGTCCAGACGGCTGGAACATTAATCAGTTCAACAATTCTAGCAACATTTGTCATCGCATTTGCGAGTGGCGCACAATTTTTAGCAATCATTTTACCAGCAAGAACATTCGTCAGTAAGTATAAATCGATGAATCTGGATACAAAAAACCTTTCACGTTGTGTCGAAGCGGCGGGAACAGTCGGTATCAACCTTGTCCCTTGGAGTGTCCCTGTCGTTTTTGCAGTTAGCGTACTTGGTGTGAGCCCTGGAGAGTTTATTCCATATACTTTTTTCGCATTCCTAGTCCCGCTAATCAATATTTTATTTGGATTCACAGGATGGACGATTACAAAAAAGCATTATAATAACAATACATAA